The region AGCGACAGCAGCGCCGCGGCATCCGCGCCGCCCTGCAGCGCCAGCGCGCGCAGGCGCGCCGCATACGGATCGTTCAGGGGCATGTCGCGCCCCTGCTCGTCGCGGCCTTCCAGGTAGCGGAACCAGCATGCCACCGTGAAGGCCAGCAGCTTGATGGCGCCGCCCTTGGCCAGCGCCTCGCGCACGGAGGGCAGCACGAATTTCGGGATGCGCGCCGAGCCTTCCGTGCCGATGCGCGCCAGCTGGTCGCGCACGGCCGGATTCGAGAAGCGCTCGACCAGCGTATTTTTGTACTGCGCCAGGTCGACGCCCTCCACCGCGTCGAGCAGGGGCGTGACTTCCTCGTCCATCATGCGCCGCACGAGCGCGCGGATGCCAGGGTCGGCCATCGCTTCATGCGCATACGTGTGGCCCAGCTGCATGCCAATGTAGCACAGGGCCTGGTGGCTGGCATTGAGCAGGCGCAGCTTCATCTTTTCATACGGCAGCACATCGTGCGTCATCTGCGCGCCCACCCGTTCCCAGGCCGGACGGCCGTGCGGGAAGTCATCCTCGATGACCCACTGGCGGAACGGCTCGCACACGACGGGCCAGGCATCGACGATGCCAAACGTGTCGCGCACGAGCGCCCGGTGTTCATCCGTGGTGGCCGGCGTGATGCGGTCGACCATGCTGTTGGGGAAGCTGCAATGCGTGGCCAGCCAGCGCGCCAGCTCCAGGTCGCGCAGGGCGACAAAGGCCAGCAGCATCTTGCGCGTCACGTCGCCATTGTTTTGCAGGTTATCGCAGGACATGATGGTAAACGGCGGCAAGCCGCGCGCATGGCGCAGGGCCAGGGCGGCGGCCAGGTAGCCGAACGAGCAGCGCGGCGCCTGCGGGTGCGCCAGCTCGTAGACGATGTCGGCATGCGCCGCGTCAAACTCGCCCGTGCCCTGGTTGACGTAGTAGCCGCCTTCCGTGATGGTCAGCGAGACGATGCGCGTGCCCGCATCGGCCAGCTTTTCCAGCACGGCCTGCGGGTCGTCCGGCGCATACAGGTACTCGCCCACGCAGCCGATGACCCGCGCCGTATCGCCGGCCGCGCTGCGCTCGACCACCGTATACAAGCCGTCCTGCGACTGCATGGCGTCGCGCATGGCCGCATCGCCCGCCAGCAGGCCCACGCCGCAATAGCCCCATTGCGCCTGGCCTGGTACGGGCAGGGCCAGCAAGTCATCGAGGTAGACGGCCTGGTGGGCGCGGTAAAAGCCGCCCACGCCGATATGCACGATGCTGGGCACGAGCGTCTCGCGCGCATACGCGGGCACGGCGACGCCGGCCGGCAGCCGCGCCAGGTGCGCCTGTTTCAATGCGATGGCAGCCATTACAGCGCTCCTTTCGCCGCCGCATAGGTCTTGCCGGCGCGGTCGAAATAATGGACGTAGCCCGGCTCGAACGTCAGGTGCGTCTGCTGGCCCGGCTGCAGGCTGCTGCGCTCGGCGCCGCGCGACACCAGCTGCACATTGTTCGGCAGGCGCACATAGGTCAGCGTTTCCACGCCCAGCGATTCGACCAGGTCGACGGTGACGGGCACGCTGCCCGGCTGCGCCGCGCCCAGGTGCACGTGCTCGGGGCGGATGCCGACAAAGCCGTCGGCCTGCGCCGCGCTGCCCGCCTGCGCCAGCAGCTGCGGCGCGGCGTCGGCCGGCATCACGTTCATGCTGGGTGTGCCGATGAATTGCGCGACGAAGCGGTTGGCGGGACGGTCGTACAGTTCCAGCGGCGAGCCATGCTGCTCGATCTGGCCGTCGCGCAGCACCACCACCCTGTCGGCCAGGGTCATGGCCTCGACCTGGTCGTGCGTGACGTAGATGGTGGTGGCGCCCAGTTCGCGGTGCAGCTTGGCGATCTCGATGCGCGTCTGCACGCGCAGGGCAGCGTCCAGGTTCGACAGCGGCTCGTCGAACAGGAACACTTTCGGGTCGCGCACGATGGCGCGGCCGATGGCCACCCTCTGGCGCTGGCCGCCCGACAGCTCCTTCGGCGTGCGCTCCAGGTAGCGCCCCAGGTCGAGGATGGCGGCCGCCTTGTCGACTTTTTCGCGGATGATGGCCGCATCGACGCCGGCCAGCTTCAAGGCGAACGACATGTTCTGGAACACCGTCATGTGCGGGTACAGCGCATACGACTGGAACACCATCGCCAGGTCGCGCTTGGACGACGGCAGGGCCGTGATGTCGCGCCCGTCGAGCGCCAGCTTGCCGCCGTCGATCGGTTCCAGGCCCGCGATCAGGCGCAGCAATGTTGATTTTCCACAACCGGACGGTCCCACGAAGACGACGAACTCGCCCTGCCGGATTTCCAGGTCGATGCCCTTGATGGCGCGGTGTTCGCCAAAGAATTTTTCGATATTGCTCAGTTGAAGGTAAGCCATGATTTGTCTCAATTCTGATTTGTTTCGATGCTTTCAGAAACCGTGGCGAGCGGTTCACGTTCGGCTTGCGTCGCAGAGCCGTGCGGATGCACAGTGAGCAACGGAGAGCCGAACTCGGGCCGCGCAGCAGGTTTATGAAGGCATCATTTATTTGACGGCGCCGAAGGTCATCCCCTGCACCAGTTGTTTCTGGCAAAACCAGCCCAGCGCCATGATCGGGGCGATGGCCATCAGCGAGGCGGCCGACAATTTGGCCCAGAACAAGCCTTCCGGACTGGAGTAGGAAGCGATGAGCCAGGCCAGCGTGCCCGCGTTGGAAGCGCCCAGGTTCAGCGACCAGAACGATTCATTCCACGACCACACCATGCAGACGAGGGCCGTGGAGGCGATGCCGCCCACGGACAGGGGCAGCACGACGTGACGGAATTCGTCCCAGACGGTGGCGCCATCCATGCGCGACGCCTCCAGAATTTCGCGCGGCAGCTCCTTCATGCTCGTGTACAGCAGCCAGATCATGATGGGCAGGTTCATCAGCATGAACATGATGGTCAGGCCGATGCGCGTGTCGAGCAGGCCGAAGTACTGATAGCAGATATAGATGGGCATCAGGGCGCCCACGCCGGGCATGTAGCGCGAGCTGAGCATGAATTTCAGCAAGCCGATGGTGCCGCCCGTGGGGAAGAAGGCCATCGAATACGCGGCCGGAATGGCGATCAGCAAGCCGATGGCCGTCGACACCACGCTGGTAAACAGCGAGTTCCATGCGTAGCCGAAGTAATTGTCGCGCGCCAGCACTTCGCGGAAGCTGTCGAGCGTGGGCGTGAAGAACAGCAGCGGCGGCGTGGAAATGGCTTGCCCTTCCGTCTTGAAGGCCATCAGGCCCAGCCAGAAGATGGGAAAGAACAGCAGCAGCGCGAACAGCCAGGCGGCGGCCGTGCGGCCATACAGATTGAGTTTGCTATGCATCAAGGTCTCCTTATTTCGACAGGTTCTTGCCGATGACGCGCATCAGGAAGAAGGCGGCGATGTTGGCGATGAGCACGGCGAACAGCGCACCGGCCGAAGCCGCTCCGACGTCATAGGACAGCAGTGCCTGCTGGTAAATCATGAAGGTGATGGTGGTCGTGTCGAAGCCTGGACCGCCGCCCGTGGTGGTAAAGATTTCCGCAAAGATCGACAGCAGGAAAATCATCTCGATCATCAGCACCACCGAGACGGCGCGGCCCAGGTGGGGAATGTAGAGGTAGCGCAACTGCTGCAGATAGGTGGCGCCATCCATGCGCGCCGCTTCCAGCTGTTCGCGGTCCATCGACTGCAGGGCCGTCATGAAGATCAGGCAGGCAAACGGCAGCCATTGCCACGAGACCATCATGATGATCGAGAACAAGGGATGGGACGACAGCCAGTCGACGGGCGTCAGGCCAAAAAAGATGCTGATCTGCGCGAACAGGCCGTAAATCGGGTTGAGCAGCATGTTCTTCCACATCAGGGCATTCACGGCCGGCATGACGAGGAAGGGAGAAATCAAGAGCACGCGCACGATGGCGCGCCCGGGAAACGCTTCGTTGATCAGCAAACCCAGCGCGGCACCGAGCACCACCGTGATCAGCATGACGGAAAACAGCAGGGTGAAAGTATTCTGCAACGCCGGCAGGAAAGAGGCATCGGTAAAGAAAAAATGGAAGTTGGCCAGGCCATGGAAGGGATGGCCGCTCGGATCAAGCATGGAATAGCGCACGAACGCGTAATACAGCGTGATCAGCAGCGGGATCACGGAAATGACGGAGACGGCGGCCACGGCCGGCGTCAGCAAAGTCCGGGGGATAATGCGTTTCATAATGTTCTCTTGGGACAGGTGAACCGATCACCCGCAAAGCTAAAGTACCGGGGTCGGACCCTCAGGGTCCGATCCCAGATTTATGCCGTTGGGGTACGCAAACTATGCAGCAGGCTTACTTGTAGTACCCACCCTTGCGCATCTCTCGCTCGGCCGTCTGCTGCGACAGTTCCAGCGCCTTCTCGACGCTGATCTTGCCCAGCAGTGCGGCCGCCATCTGCTGACCGGCCGCCACGCCGATCACCTGGAATTCGGGGATCGATGCGAATTGCACGCCCACGTATGGCGACGGCGGCAAAGTGCTTTGCACGGCGCGCGTGGTGGCCAGGGCCTTGCCTTCGGCGGCCGCGAATTTCGCCACCTTCTGGAACTCGGGGCTGGCGTAGGTGGACTTGCGCGTGCCCGTCGGCACGTTGGCCCAGCTGGTTTCCTTGGCAACCAGTTTCACGTAATCGGACGACGTGGCCCAGTTGATGAAGCGCTGCGCTTCATTCGGGTGCTTCGAGCTCGATGGAATGGCCAGCGACCAGATCCACAGCCAGTTGGCGCCCCGCTCCGTCACGCCCACGGGCGACTGGGCAAACGCGACCTTGTCGGCCACCTTGCTTTGCTTCGGATCCGTGATGAAGGAGGCGGCAATCGTCGCGTCGATCCAGATGCCGCACTTGCCCTGGTTGAACAGCGCGAGGTTTTCATTGAAGCTGTTGGCGGCCGCGCCCGGCGGACCGTACTTCTTCATCAGGTCGACGTACATGTTGACCGCGTCCTTCCACGGCTTGCTGGTGAATTGCGGTTTCCACTGCATGTCGAACAGCTGGCCGCCGTAGGAATTGGCCATGGTGGTGATCAGGGCCATGTTGTCGCCCCAGCCCGGCTTGCCGCGCAGGCAGATGCCGTACACGCCGTTGGCCGGATCGTGCAGCTTGGCCGCCACGTCGCGCAACTGGTTCCACGTCGGGCGGTCCTCGATGGTCACGCCCGCCTTTTTGACCAGGTCGCTGCGGTACATGATCATCGAGCTTTCGCCGTAGAACGGCGACGCGTACAGCTTGCCGTCGCCGGAGAGTCCCTCGCGGATGGCGGGCAGCAAGTCGTCGATATCGTACTTGGCATCCGGCTTGATGGGGATCAGCCAGTTTTTCTTGCCCCAGATGGGGGTTTCATACAGGCCGATGGTCATCACGTCGAACTGGCCGCCCTTGGTGGCGATGTCGGTGGTCATGCGCTGGCGCAAGACGCCCTCTTCCAGGGTCACCCACTTGAGCTTGATGTCGGGATTGGCTTGCTCGAAGAACTTGCTGAGCTTTTGCATCTCGATCATGTGGCCGTTGTTGACGGTGGCGATGACGAGGTCGGTTGCGGCAAGAGCGGATGCGCTGAGGCAAAAGGCGCCGGCGCACAGCGCGGCAATGGCGGTACGTTTCATTGTGTGTCTCCAGTGTTTTTGTCGTTGGCAATGCGTGAATACTTAGCACCACGACCACAATGTAGCACCGGAACTTGATACTTTCTGATACTCCAAAACCGCAATTCAATACTCTTTTGCAGCGCCGCTATGCGCGAGAGTATCGACATTGAGTAAAAACAACACTTTGAAAGAAAGTATCGCGACTTGTTCGTTTTGTATCAGGGTGGTTAAAAATGCGCTGCTAGACTTGGTTTTCGGCATTAGACCGTGCGCGGTGGCCGCCTTTTCAGGCGCACCGCTACCACCTACATCTTTCTGGAGACCGCATGAACCGCACCGCATTGAAAACCCTGCCCGCCCTGCTCCTGGCCCTCGCCGGCGCCGCCGCCATGGCCGACCCCATGTACCCATCCGACGCCGAAGGCTTCCACGGCTACCTGCGCGCCGGCGCCGGCAGCAATACCTCCGGCGACGGCGGTTCGCAAGGTTGCTTCGGCCTGGGCGGCAATACCATGAAATATCGTCTGGGCAATGAGTGCGACGCCTACACGGAATTCGGCTACACCAAGTCCGTCGCCAAGTCCGGCGGCGTGAACTACCTGGCCACCATCTGGGTCAACGCGTATGCGCCGAACTCGGACTTCGGCGACAACAAGCTGGGCATCGTCAAGGCCTACGTGGAAGCGCAGGGACTCGACTTCCTCAACGGCGGCACGGCCTGGGTCGGCAAGCGTTTCTACTACCGTCCTGACATCCACATGCTGGACTTGCAGTACATCAATATGAACGGCACGGGCGCCGGCCTCGACCGCATTCCAGTGGGCCCCGGCAAATTCTCGTACGCCTTCTTCAAGGACAACGACGTCAACGCCCGCGACAAGAACACGGGCGCCATTCTCGGCACCCGTTCGGCCGTGCGCCAGAACTTCATCTACGGCGACATTCCCGTCAACGTCAACGGCACGCTGGACCTGGCGGCCACCATCATCACGGCCGAAGGCAAGGACAACGACATCTACGGCCCGAAACATAACGGCTGGCAACTGTCGGCATTCCACCGTCAAGGCAAAGTCTTCGGCGGCGGCAACACCTTCGGCGTGCAATATGGCGTCGGCCCCGGCATCGGCGGCGACGGCAACGGCCAGATGGGCGCCTCGGGCAGCACTTCCTACGGTTCGGACCGCAAGCGCACGCGCATCTTCAATGACATGGCGATCCAGCCGATGGAAAACTTCGGCATGGAATTCGTCGCCCTGTGGCAAAAAGACGAGTCGAACGTCACCGGTTCCTCGACCTGGACCTCGATCGGCGTGCGTCCTGTGTACGCCTTCACCAACAACTTCAAGCTGGTGACGGAACTGGGCACGGACCGCGTGACGCAAGCGGGCGGCCTGCCGGCCAAGCGCCTGACCAAGCTGACCATCGCGCCGACGATCTCGGCCGGCCCTGGCCTGTGGTCGCGTCCCGAGCTGCGCGCCTTCGTGACCTACGGCAAATGGAACGATGCGGCCACCGCTTCGGTCAATGCGTCGAACAACGGCGGCCCGATCTACAACAACAATACCAGCGGCACCTCGTACGGTTTCCAAGTGGAAACCTGGTTTTAAGCCAGCTTAACTAACGCCAGAAACTAAAAAGGGCGGAACCGCGGTTCCGCCCTTGTCTGTTTACACTACCGTATCGCCCCTTACGGCAGCGCCACCGGCAGTTCCGGATACTCCTGCGTCAGCGCATACTTGGTGCCGCCCACGGTGACCGTGTAATTGGCCGGTCCCGAGATCGGCAACCGGTAGTTCAGGGTCAGCGCCACGGAGCCGCCCGGCGCCAGCGATTGCCAGGCGGGAATCGCGAAGCGGGCCCGGTTGTAGTTCTTCGTGAAGCCGCCGATATTGTTCGGCCCCGTGTAGCCGGCATTGATCACCGTCAAGCCGAAGCCGGACTGGTCGCTCATGTCCGACGGCGCCGACACGGGATAGTCGAACTCCACCACGGTGCCGCCCGGCAGGGTCGTGGCCGTATTGTTCTTCACCGTCATGACCGGATTGATGGGGAAGTTGCTGTCGCCCAGCTTCCAGCTGCCCAGGGTGATGCTGACGTTGGCGGCCGTGCCCGGCATGGCGATCTCGGCGCGCTTGTTGCCATACACGCCAGCCGTGCGGAAGGCCTGGTACAGCACGTCCGTCAGGGTGGTGCCCATGAAGTACTCGCCCTTGCCGCCGTTGCGCGTGGCATCCCAGGCATAGTCGCCCGCCATTTCCCAGATCATCACGCCGCCGATATTGTTGTTGACGATGTACTGGGCCTTGGCCGCGATCGACTGCGTGGTTTCCGTGGAAATGAACACTTTCTTGGTCGCATTCCACAGCCACGGCGCCACCATGGTGCTGCTGTAGTACGGCACATAGCTGCCCACCAGCGCCTTGTCGGTGACCTTATAGGCATCGAGGTAGCTCGGGACTATGCCGTTCTGCAAGTTCAGCGCGTGCCAGATGGGGTTGCCGCCGCCGGGCGTTGGTTTGCCCTGCGAGTCGAGGTCGAACCAGACGTTGTCGATGCCGGTGGCGCCCGTGCCGCACGTCTTGGTGCCGGCGCAGGTGACGGTGGAACTGATCAGCGGCGTCGTGCCCCACAGGCCGTTGGTGCCGCCCGTGACATCCTTCCAGCCCCGCGTGTAGAACGGCACGCCGATATTGATGCGTCCGGCCTGCATGGCGCCCCGGTAGTAGCGGTAGGCCCAGTCCGTGTTCAGGTAGCCGATGTTCTGGAACTGGTAGGCGTTACCGGCACGCAATTCGCCATCGTTGCCGTCGTCAAACAGCGCCGCGTTCGGTCCCACGTACTGGTTCCACGCGCCGTGCAAGTCATACGACATCAGGCTCGCGTAATCGAGGTATTTCAACCCCGACATGTTTTCCTCGCCGCGCAAGACCCAGCCCGAGGCGGAACCGGCGATGGTGAGCAGGTAATACTTGTTGTCCTGCACGGCCGCTTCATCGAGCTTCTGGCGCAGCACTTTCAACAGCACGTTGTAGCTCGTCATCAGGCCGGCCAGGCGCGGCTTCGAGACGGCGAAGTCGTTCGGATTGCCCGCTTCATTGTTGGTGGTCGGATGTTCGTAATCGACATCGACGCCATCGAAGAAGTTGTACTGGCGCACGAACGCCACCATGGAATCGGCCAGGGTGTTGATGCCGGCCGTGTTCACGCTGCCGTCCGCATTCGTCGTCGCCGTGTAGAAGCCGCCGCTACCGGCCCAGCCGCCCACGGAAATCATCAATTTCACGCCCGGATACTTCTTCTTGTATTGCGACAGCAAGTTGAAGTGGCCCTTGTACGGCAGCGAGGGGTCCATGGCCGCCGCCGGCACGTTCGGCCAGGACAGGCCCGTATCCGGGTTGGCCGCGCCGCTGCCGATGGCGATCTTCGAGGTGGCCGGATCGACGGTGGCAAACGCATAGTTCAAGTGGGTGATCTTGTCCCACGGCAGGTTATTCACCAGGTACGTGGGGCTGCCATCGACGCCCGTGCGCCAGCTGGCGAAATAGCCGACGATGCGCCGGTTCAAGCCATTGCTCAGTACTTCGCGGCCATTCGCGTCGTACACCTTGCAATACGGCACATTCGGCACGGGCGAGATCAGGCCGTCCGGACGGCAAGCCGTGGGGGTTGGCGTTGGCGTTGGCGTTGGCGTTGGCGTCGGCGTCGGTGTCGGTGTCGGGGTCGGGGTCGGCGTCGGGGTCGGCGTTGGCGTTGGCGTTGGCGTTGGTGTCGGGGTCGGCGTCGGCGTCGGCGTCGGCGTCGGGGTTGGTGTCGGCGTATCGATCACTGCCCACGGGCCCCACTGGTCGGCGGCGCTGGGGACATTACCCTGCGTCCACCACTTGGCCTTGTAGTTGACACCCTGGTACACCACGCACTGGCCGCCCGTGTAGACGGTGGCGGCATCCCAGACGGCGCACGCCTCGACGGCGGCCAGCAGGGTGTTCGGCGTGGCAGTCGTGCCTTCCTGGCCGCCGCCGCAAGCGACGAGCACGCCGCTGAGCAAGGCCATCAATAATGCATTCGATTTCATGTGGTATCGGTCTCCGTTATGGTTGTACATCGAGAGCTGTTGCAGGCCCCTTGAGGGGCTCTTGTCAACTGTTATCCCTGGCCGGCTTGTGCTGCACTTGCTGTTACTGCAACTTCACATTCCAGTTGGCTTCCACGCATTTCACGTAGTTCCCGGCCAGCAAGGCGCTGTACGGGGTTTGATAGCTGACCAGCTGGCATTGGTTGTCGCCACCGGCGCTCCAGTTCTTTTCCCAATAGATGTTGTAGGAAGCGGAACTGGCCGGGGTGAAGCGTTGCATGTTGGCGCACGACAGCTGCTCGCCGGAATAATCCCAACCCATGTCGGCGGCAAACTGCTTGTAGTAATCGATGCGGTTTTGCGCGGCCTGCTTTTCCGTGCCCTGCCCGCATTCGGCGTTGATGATCATGATGGTAGTGGCAAAATTGTTGCCCGCGCCGGCCGTCGTATCGGCCGCGTTCGGCACCCACGTGCCGTCGAGCACATGCAGCATCGACGGTTTCGGCGGTTGCGGATAGACAAAGAAGAACGTGGCCGACGCCAGGTTCAGCCAGGTCGAGGCGACGAGATCCGGGTTTTTCAGCAGGACGGATTGATCGCCGTCATGCATCGCTTGCGAAAACGGCCCATAGTTGTAGTTGTACGACAGCTGCTTGGCGCCGCGGCCGAAATACTTCTTGAAGCTGCCGTCGGCATTCTTGCCGCATGTCCAGACCTTGTTGAAGACGGGGTCGGCGCACTCGACGTTGTAGCCGCAGCCGGCGCCCGTCTCGTCGCAGCCCAGTTCGCGCAAATACTTCAAGCCCTGGCGCCATTGCGGCAGCGGACTGCTGGCGTTATGGTCGCCTGTTTCCTGCACGAAATGCGCGAACATGGTGGCCAGGCTGTGACGGCAGATGGCATCCGCATTGCGCCCGTCGCTGTAGTCGTCGCACACGGCGGGGAACTTGGCGACGGCTTGCAGGAAGCGCTGGTAGGTGTAGCTGACGTCGCGCGCGGCAAAATAGTAATCCCACTTCGTCGCCGGCAGCAGGCGTTCGACGCGCTTGACGTTGAGCGGATTGCTGGCCAGGCCGGGCTGCACGGCTTCGACGGCCGTATTGCCCAGGGTGCGGATCGACGCCTTGACCTTGCGGAAGAAATCGTTGTTCGTCAGCGCCGCCTCGTTGGCCTCGGCCTGGGCCTTGGTGGGGATGCCGGGCGTGGGCGTCGGCGTCGGCGTCGGCGTCGGCGTCGGCGTCGGTGTCGGCGTCGGTGTCGGCGTCGGTGTCGGTATCGGTATCGGTGTCGGTGTCGGGGTTGGCGTGGCGGTATCGAGGCTCCATGGTCCCCACTGGTCGTTATTCGGCGCCGTGCCCTGCACCCACCACTTGGCGCGGTAGACCTTGCCGTCGTAGACGGCGCACTGGCCCGCCGTGTAGACGGCAGCGGCGCTCCAGGCCGTGCAATTATCGCTGGCGGCCGTGGCGGCCAGCAGGGTCGATGGGGGTTCGGTGGTGGAATTGCCGCCGCATGCGAGCAGCGCGCTGCCCAGCAGGCCAGCCATCAAAGGCGAGGCCAGCCGGCTTATTTGCCGTGTCTTCACAATGTCTCCTGAACGTTATACGAAAACTATCGAAGTAGCTTTTTATGTTGTACGTAAAGAAAGCACAGCGAAGCGTCGGCTTTCTGCACAGAGAATGCGACGCCCGAAATTGGTAGTCAAGTGGTTTTGTACAACGGTGTTTTTTACAATACCAGTGGTATTGAGCACGGCGCCGGTGCGCGATGCGGCGGCGAATGGAAGATGTGAAAAAGAGGCTTGCGCAAGGTGATGGAAAGCAATACCGCCAGGCAGCGCCGGCGCAAGTGGTATTACGGGCTTGCCGCGCCAACGGCCAGGGTTGGCGCGGCAAGCCTGGCCGACGAGCGCCGCCTTGCCGCGGCTGGACTTACCTGGACAGCACGTATTTGGCCAGCACGGCCGCGTCCGCTTCGCTGAGCTGGCTGAACGGCGGCATGGGCACGGCGCCCCATTTGCCGGAACCGCCCTGGCGGATATGCTCCGCCACGGCAGCGCTGCCATCCTTGCCCTTGTACCTGGCCGCCACCTCGGCAAAACCGGGACCGATCACGCGCTGGGCAAGGGCGTGGCAAGCCATGCAGCCATTCTCCGCCAGCAAGGTTTTCGCATCCTTGCCGTTCGTGGACGGCGCGGCGACGGCGGCGGCAGGCTTGGCCGCAGCCGCGACCGTGGCCGCGGCGCCCCGCTCCGCGCCATAGGTTTTCACCAGGTAATCGACCATGGCCGGCACGTCCGCGTCGGCAAACTGCGCGCCGAACGGCTTTTTCATCTTCTTGACGGTCGCTTCCCAGTAGGCGCGCGGCGAGGCGGGCGGCTGGCTCGACGCATACTGGGCCGCGTGGCAGGTCATGCAGTTGCGCTGCACCAGCTGGTAGCCGGGCAATTCGCTGGGTTTATACGTGGCCGTTTCCGGCGGCAACTGGATGTCCAGCGCGCACGCGCTGCCCGCCGCCGCCAGCGCCAGCGCGGCAATCAATATGTTCATTCGCATGTGAATCTCCTCAGACTGCCTGGATGCGCGTGGTTTCCACCACGTTGCGCATATAACCCATGGGATTCCACAGGGCTTTCATCGGCTGGCTCTGGCCGATGCGGTTGACGGCGCGCACCATCAGCACGTGCCTGCCCTTGCGCGGCGCCTTCACGAGCATCGTCCACTCGCGGAACGAGAAGCGCCCCAGGTCCTTGCCCAGTGCCGCTTCCTGCCAGGTCTGGCCGCCGTCGGACGACACGGTCACCTCGCTGATGCCGTGGCCGCTGTCGAAGGCGATGCCGCGCAAGGCCAGGTCGCGCCCCGCTTTCACTTGCGCGCCGTCCTGCACGCTGGTGATGAAGGAGCGCACGTTGAGGCGGCTGATCGGCGTCGTCTTGCCCACGGGCGCGCCCGGCTCGATGAAGCCGGAACCATTGTCGGGAATGCGGTAGCCGGTGCTCATCCAGAAGCCGTCGAACGGCTTGTCGAGCACGGTGATGTCGCTCAGGTGCTTGACCCAGTAGGTGCCATAGAACCCTGGCACGATCAGCCGCAGCGGATAGCCGTTGAGGAAGGGGATGTCTTCGCCATTCATGGCCCAGGCCAGCATGACGTCGCCAGCCATGATGTGCTCGACGGACAGCGCCTTTTGAAAGTCGGGGCCGTCGCCCACGGGCGGCGT is a window of Janthinobacterium sp. 1_2014MBL_MicDiv DNA encoding:
- a CDS encoding chitinase C-terminal domain-containing protein translates to MKSNALLMALLSGVLVACGGGQEGTTATPNTLLAAVEACAVWDAATVYTGGQCVVYQGVNYKAKWWTQGNVPSAADQWGPWAVIDTPTPTPTPTPTPTPTPTPTPTPTPTPTPTPTPTPTPTPTPTPTPTPTPTPTPTACRPDGLISPVPNVPYCKVYDANGREVLSNGLNRRIVGYFASWRTGVDGSPTYLVNNLPWDKITHLNYAFATVDPATSKIAIGSGAANPDTGLSWPNVPAAAMDPSLPYKGHFNLLSQYKKKYPGVKLMISVGGWAGSGGFYTATTNADGSVNTAGINTLADSMVAFVRQYNFFDGVDVDYEHPTTNNEAGNPNDFAVSKPRLAGLMTSYNVLLKVLRQKLDEAAVQDNKYYLLTIAGSASGWVLRGEENMSGLKYLDYASLMSYDLHGAWNQYVGPNAALFDDGNDGELRAGNAYQFQNIGYLNTDWAYRYYRGAMQAGRINIGVPFYTRGWKDVTGGTNGLWGTTPLISSTVTCAGTKTCGTGATGIDNVWFDLDSQGKPTPGGGNPIWHALNLQNGIVPSYLDAYKVTDKALVGSYVPYYSSTMVAPWLWNATKKVFISTETTQSIAAKAQYIVNNNIGGVMIWEMAGDYAWDATRNGGKGEYFMGTTLTDVLYQAFRTAGVYGNKRAEIAMPGTAANVSITLGSWKLGDSNFPINPVMTVKNNTATTLPGGTVVEFDYPVSAPSDMSDQSGFGLTVINAGYTGPNNIGGFTKNYNRARFAIPAWQSLAPGGSVALTLNYRLPISGPANYTVTVGGTKYALTQEYPELPVALP
- a CDS encoding glycoside hydrolase family 19 protein; protein product: MKTRQISRLASPLMAGLLGSALLACGGNSTTEPPSTLLAATAASDNCTAWSAAAVYTAGQCAVYDGKVYRAKWWVQGTAPNNDQWGPWSLDTATPTPTPTPIPIPTPTPTPTPTPTPTPTPTPTPTPTPGIPTKAQAEANEAALTNNDFFRKVKASIRTLGNTAVEAVQPGLASNPLNVKRVERLLPATKWDYYFAARDVSYTYQRFLQAVAKFPAVCDDYSDGRNADAICRHSLATMFAHFVQETGDHNASSPLPQWRQGLKYLRELGCDETGAGCGYNVECADPVFNKVWTCGKNADGSFKKYFGRGAKQLSYNYNYGPFSQAMHDGDQSVLLKNPDLVASTWLNLASATFFFVYPQPPKPSMLHVLDGTWVPNAADTTAGAGNNFATTIMIINAECGQGTEKQAAQNRIDYYKQFAADMGWDYSGEQLSCANMQRFTPASSASYNIYWEKNWSAGGDNQCQLVSYQTPYSALLAGNYVKCVEANWNVKLQ
- the sorB gene encoding SorB family sulfite dehydrogenase c-type cytochrome subunit, whose product is MRMNILIAALALAAAGSACALDIQLPPETATYKPSELPGYQLVQRNCMTCHAAQYASSQPPASPRAYWEATVKKMKKPFGAQFADADVPAMVDYLVKTYGAERGAAATVAAAAKPAAAVAAPSTNGKDAKTLLAENGCMACHALAQRVIGPGFAEVAARYKGKDGSAAVAEHIRQGGSGKWGAVPMPPFSQLSEADAAVLAKYVLSR
- the sorA gene encoding SorA family sulfite dehydrogenase catalytic subunit gives rise to the protein MSDATLLPAGRRRFLRTTAALGAAAVAGPALAASVTLPFENGERELVAFPQKRPLILLTSRPPQLETPFSVFNEGAITPNDAFFVRYHWSGLPSSIDGGSYRLRIGGLVTTPLELSLAELKQLAEPVDVVAVTQCSGNSRGFFAPRANGGQLGNGAMGNARWTGIPLKTVLEKAGIAASAVQVAFNGLETPPVGDGPDFQKALSVEHIMAGDVMLAWAMNGEDIPFLNGYPLRLIVPGFYGTYWVKHLSDITVLDKPFDGFWMSTGYRIPDNGSGFIEPGAPVGKTTPISRLNVRSFITSVQDGAQVKAGRDLALRGIAFDSGHGISEVTVSSDGGQTWQEAALGKDLGRFSFREWTMLVKAPRKGRHVLMVRAVNRIGQSQPMKALWNPMGYMRNVVETTRIQAV